In the genome of Quercus robur chromosome 3, dhQueRobu3.1, whole genome shotgun sequence, one region contains:
- the LOC126718603 gene encoding UDP-glycosyltransferase 74B1-like has translation MEETEYRGHVVVLPYPSQGHINPLLQFAKRLASKGVKATIATTRYTLKSICTANVGVEPISDGFDENGFAQAKEVDLFLKSFKANGSRTLSELIQKFQDSGSPVSCVVYDSFLPWALDVAKQHGIYGAPFFTNSATVTHIFCLIHHGKLSLPLKLETTPLLIPGLPPLNSPDLPSFLKLPESYPAYLAMKLSQFSNLDMADWIFSNTFDELEAEEARSISKLWPAKLIGPMVPAAYLDGRIEDDKGYGASLWEPRSDDYVKWLETKSPKSVVYVSFGSMVSLTLEEMEEIAWGLKESGLHFLWVVKESDQDKLPDGFMDSTKEKGLIVTWCNQLEMLENQAIGCFVTHCGWNSTLEGLSLGVPMVGVPKWADQLTDAKFVEEIWGVGLRAKEDDKGVVRKEELVMCLKEVTEGERSQQIKKNASKWRELAKKAVSEGGSSDKNINEFVQHLVQKDRQ, from the exons ATGGAGGAAACAGAGTATAGAGGTCACGTTGTGGTGCTCCCATATCCAAGCCAGGGTCACATTAACCCTCTCCTCCAATTTGCAAAACGTTTAGCCTCAAAAGGGGTCAAGGCCACAATAGCTACAACTCGTTATACTCTCAAGTCCATTTGTACGGCAAACGTTGGTGTTGAGCCCATCTCCGATGGGTTTGATGAGAATGGCTTTGCACAAGCAAAAGAAGTGGACTTGTTCCTGAAGTCATTCAAGGCCAATGGCTCAAGAACTCTATCTGAACTCATCCAAAAGTTTCAAGACTCTGGTTCTCCTGTGAGTTGTGTTGTGTATGATTCATTTTTGCCATGGGCTCTTGATGTTGCTAAGCAACATGGCATTTACGGAGCACCATTCTTTACCAATTCAGCCACTGTAACCCACATATTCTGTCTCATACACCATGGCAAACTTTCGTTGCCATTGAAGCTTGAAACTACACCACTACTCATTCCTGGCCTACCTCCATTGAACTCCCCTGACCTACCAAGTTTTCTTAAGTTGCCAGAAAGTTATCCAGCGTACTTGGCAATGAAATTAAGTCAGTTTTCCAACTTGGACATGGCTGATTGGATATTTAGTAACACTTTCGACGAATTAGAAGCCGAG GAAGCGAGAAGCATATCAAAGCTCTGGCCAGCAAAGTTGATCGGACCAATGGTCCCAGCGGCTTACTTGGATGGTAGGATTGAAGATGACAAAGGATATGGAGCAAGTCTATGGGAGCCTCGTAGTGATGATTACGTCAAATGGCTAGAAACAAAGTCACCTAAGTCAGTAGTGTATGTCTCTTTTGGAAGCATGGTCTCCTTGACATTAGAAGAAATGGAAGAAATTGCATGGGGTTTGAAGGAGAGTGGCTTGCATTTCCTGTGGGTTGTAAAAGAATCTGACCAAGATAAATTGCCTGATGGGTTTATGgactcaacaaaagaaaagggtttGATTGTGACATGGTGCAACCAACTAGAAATGCTGGAAAACCAAGCCATTGGTTGCTTTGTAACACACTGTGGGTGGAACTCAACACTAGAAGGGTTGAGCCTTGGGGTACCTATGGTGGGAGTGCCAAAGTGGGCTGACCAATTGACAGATGCAAAGTTTGTGGAGGAGATTTGGGGTGTGGGGCTAAGAGCCAAGGAGGATGATAAgggagttgtgagaaaagaagagCTTGTAATGTGTTTGAAGGAAGTGACGGAAGGAGAGAGGAGCCAGCAGATTAAGAAGAATGCTAGTAAATGGAGGGAGTTGGCCAAGAAAGCAGTCAGTGAAGGAGGGAGCTCTGACAAGAATATCAATGAATTTGTTCAGCATTTGGTACAAAAGGATAGGCAATGA